From Lepus europaeus isolate LE1 chromosome 3, mLepTim1.pri, whole genome shotgun sequence, a single genomic window includes:
- the PLAGL1 gene encoding zinc finger protein PLAGL1 isoform X2 → MERPFKCLQTDCGKAFVSRYKLMRHMATHSPQKSHQCAHCEKTFNRKDHLKNHLQTHDPNKMAFGCEECGKKYHTMLGYKRHLALHAASSGDLTCGVCALELGSTEVLLDHLKSHAEEKPHTVTKEKKHQCDHCERCFYTRKDVRRHLVVHTGCKDFLCQFCAQRFGRKDHLTRHTKKTHSQELMRESLQAGDFLGTFHTISPSFQLKAAALSPFPIGAPAQDGLAGSMPAEVHGLILGPPDQTAQPMPQLPESLVPMHPSVAPGSPPPVLQNHKYNAGSTSYPPLANMPLKADTKGFCNINMYEDLPLQEPQSPHKLSPGFDMMKAGAGKINLPKELPPDAVNITIPASLDISSLLSFWQLPPPAPQNAFGNNTIPLGPGESLPHRLNCLGQQQQEPPIAMGTVSLGQLPLPPIPHVFTAGTSTAILPHFHHAFR, encoded by the exons AT GGAGCGGCCGTTCAAGTGCTTGCAGACTGACTGTGGCAAAGCCTTTGTTTCCAGATATAAATTGATGAG GCACATGGCTACCCATTCGCCACAGAAATCTCACCAGTGCGCTCACTGTGAGAAGACGTTCAACCGGAAGGACCACCTGAAAAACCACCTCCAGACCCACGACCCCAACAAAATGGCCTTTGGGTGTGAGGAGTGTGGGAAGAAGTACCACACCATGCTGGGCTACAAGAGGCACCTGGCCCTGCATGCGGCCAGCAGTGGCGACCTCACCTGTGGGGTCTGTGCTCTGGAGCTAGGGAGCACCGAGGTGCTGCTCGACCACCTCAAATCCCACGCTGAAGAAAAGCCCCACACTGTGACCAAGGAGAAGAAGCACCAATGTGACCACTGTGAGAGATGCTTCTACACCCGGAAGGATGTGCGTCGCCACCTGGTGGTCCACACAGGATGCAAGGACTTCCTGTGTCAGTTCTGTGCCCAGAGATTTGGGCGCAAAGACCACCTCACTCGCCATACCAAGAAGACCCACTCGCAGGAGCTGATGAGAGAGAGTCTGCAGGCCGGAGACTTCCTGGGCACCTTCCACACCATCTCGCCTTCCTTTCAGCTGAAGGCTGCTGCCCTGTCTCCTTTCCCCATAGGAGCTCCTGCCCAGGATGGGCTTGCAGGTAGCATGCCGGCTGAGGTCCATGGCCTTATCCTCGGCCCCCCAGATCAAACGGCCCAACCAATGCCACAGCTGCCAGAGTCCCTTGTGCCCATGCACCCATCGGTAGCCCCGGGCTCTCCTCCTCCAGTTCTCCAGAACCACAAGTACAATGCCGGTTCTACCTCATACCCGCCACTTGCAAACATGCCCCTCAAAGCAGACACTAAAGGGTTTTGCAATATCAACATGTATGAGGACTTGCCGCTGCAAGAGCCTCAGTCACCTCACAAGCTCAGTCCAGGTTTTGATATGATGAAGGCAGGTGCAGGAAAAATAAACCTGCCCAAGGAGCTGCCTCCAGATGCTGTGAACATAACAATTCCTGCCTCCCTGGACATATCCTCTCTGTTGAGCTTCTGGCAGCTGCCACCTCCTGCTCCCCAAAATGCCTTTGGGAATAACACTATCCCCCTTGGGCCTGGGGAATCTCTGCCCCATAGATTAAACTgtctggggcagcagcagcaggaacccCCGATAGCCATGGGCACCGTGAGCTTGGGccagctccctctgcctcctaTCCCCCATGTTTTCACAGCTGGCACCAGCACTGCTATCCTGCCTCATTTCCATCATGCATTCAGATAA
- the PLAGL1 gene encoding zinc finger protein PLAGL1 isoform X4, giving the protein MHMATHSPQKSHQCAHCEKTFNRKDHLKNHLQTHDPNKMAFGCEECGKKYHTMLGYKRHLALHAASSGDLTCGVCALELGSTEVLLDHLKSHAEEKPHTVTKEKKHQCDHCERCFYTRKDVRRHLVVHTGCKDFLCQFCAQRFGRKDHLTRHTKKTHSQELMRESLQAGDFLGTFHTISPSFQLKAAALSPFPIGAPAQDGLAGSMPAEVHGLILGPPDQTAQPMPQLPESLVPMHPSVAPGSPPPVLQNHKYNAGSTSYPPLANMPLKADTKGFCNINMYEDLPLQEPQSPHKLSPGFDMMKAGAGKINLPKELPPDAVNITIPASLDISSLLSFWQLPPPAPQNAFGNNTIPLGPGESLPHRLNCLGQQQQEPPIAMGTVSLGQLPLPPIPHVFTAGTSTAILPHFHHAFR; this is encoded by the exons AT GCACATGGCTACCCATTCGCCACAGAAATCTCACCAGTGCGCTCACTGTGAGAAGACGTTCAACCGGAAGGACCACCTGAAAAACCACCTCCAGACCCACGACCCCAACAAAATGGCCTTTGGGTGTGAGGAGTGTGGGAAGAAGTACCACACCATGCTGGGCTACAAGAGGCACCTGGCCCTGCATGCGGCCAGCAGTGGCGACCTCACCTGTGGGGTCTGTGCTCTGGAGCTAGGGAGCACCGAGGTGCTGCTCGACCACCTCAAATCCCACGCTGAAGAAAAGCCCCACACTGTGACCAAGGAGAAGAAGCACCAATGTGACCACTGTGAGAGATGCTTCTACACCCGGAAGGATGTGCGTCGCCACCTGGTGGTCCACACAGGATGCAAGGACTTCCTGTGTCAGTTCTGTGCCCAGAGATTTGGGCGCAAAGACCACCTCACTCGCCATACCAAGAAGACCCACTCGCAGGAGCTGATGAGAGAGAGTCTGCAGGCCGGAGACTTCCTGGGCACCTTCCACACCATCTCGCCTTCCTTTCAGCTGAAGGCTGCTGCCCTGTCTCCTTTCCCCATAGGAGCTCCTGCCCAGGATGGGCTTGCAGGTAGCATGCCGGCTGAGGTCCATGGCCTTATCCTCGGCCCCCCAGATCAAACGGCCCAACCAATGCCACAGCTGCCAGAGTCCCTTGTGCCCATGCACCCATCGGTAGCCCCGGGCTCTCCTCCTCCAGTTCTCCAGAACCACAAGTACAATGCCGGTTCTACCTCATACCCGCCACTTGCAAACATGCCCCTCAAAGCAGACACTAAAGGGTTTTGCAATATCAACATGTATGAGGACTTGCCGCTGCAAGAGCCTCAGTCACCTCACAAGCTCAGTCCAGGTTTTGATATGATGAAGGCAGGTGCAGGAAAAATAAACCTGCCCAAGGAGCTGCCTCCAGATGCTGTGAACATAACAATTCCTGCCTCCCTGGACATATCCTCTCTGTTGAGCTTCTGGCAGCTGCCACCTCCTGCTCCCCAAAATGCCTTTGGGAATAACACTATCCCCCTTGGGCCTGGGGAATCTCTGCCCCATAGATTAAACTgtctggggcagcagcagcaggaacccCCGATAGCCATGGGCACCGTGAGCTTGGGccagctccctctgcctcctaTCCCCCATGTTTTCACAGCTGGCACCAGCACTGCTATCCTGCCTCATTTCCATCATGCATTCAGATAA
- the PLAGL1 gene encoding zinc finger protein PLAGL1 isoform X3 — translation MCPVTQHMATHSPQKSHQCAHCEKTFNRKDHLKNHLQTHDPNKMAFGCEECGKKYHTMLGYKRHLALHAASSGDLTCGVCALELGSTEVLLDHLKSHAEEKPHTVTKEKKHQCDHCERCFYTRKDVRRHLVVHTGCKDFLCQFCAQRFGRKDHLTRHTKKTHSQELMRESLQAGDFLGTFHTISPSFQLKAAALSPFPIGAPAQDGLAGSMPAEVHGLILGPPDQTAQPMPQLPESLVPMHPSVAPGSPPPVLQNHKYNAGSTSYPPLANMPLKADTKGFCNINMYEDLPLQEPQSPHKLSPGFDMMKAGAGKINLPKELPPDAVNITIPASLDISSLLSFWQLPPPAPQNAFGNNTIPLGPGESLPHRLNCLGQQQQEPPIAMGTVSLGQLPLPPIPHVFTAGTSTAILPHFHHAFR, via the exons ATGTGTCCTGTCACCCA GCACATGGCTACCCATTCGCCACAGAAATCTCACCAGTGCGCTCACTGTGAGAAGACGTTCAACCGGAAGGACCACCTGAAAAACCACCTCCAGACCCACGACCCCAACAAAATGGCCTTTGGGTGTGAGGAGTGTGGGAAGAAGTACCACACCATGCTGGGCTACAAGAGGCACCTGGCCCTGCATGCGGCCAGCAGTGGCGACCTCACCTGTGGGGTCTGTGCTCTGGAGCTAGGGAGCACCGAGGTGCTGCTCGACCACCTCAAATCCCACGCTGAAGAAAAGCCCCACACTGTGACCAAGGAGAAGAAGCACCAATGTGACCACTGTGAGAGATGCTTCTACACCCGGAAGGATGTGCGTCGCCACCTGGTGGTCCACACAGGATGCAAGGACTTCCTGTGTCAGTTCTGTGCCCAGAGATTTGGGCGCAAAGACCACCTCACTCGCCATACCAAGAAGACCCACTCGCAGGAGCTGATGAGAGAGAGTCTGCAGGCCGGAGACTTCCTGGGCACCTTCCACACCATCTCGCCTTCCTTTCAGCTGAAGGCTGCTGCCCTGTCTCCTTTCCCCATAGGAGCTCCTGCCCAGGATGGGCTTGCAGGTAGCATGCCGGCTGAGGTCCATGGCCTTATCCTCGGCCCCCCAGATCAAACGGCCCAACCAATGCCACAGCTGCCAGAGTCCCTTGTGCCCATGCACCCATCGGTAGCCCCGGGCTCTCCTCCTCCAGTTCTCCAGAACCACAAGTACAATGCCGGTTCTACCTCATACCCGCCACTTGCAAACATGCCCCTCAAAGCAGACACTAAAGGGTTTTGCAATATCAACATGTATGAGGACTTGCCGCTGCAAGAGCCTCAGTCACCTCACAAGCTCAGTCCAGGTTTTGATATGATGAAGGCAGGTGCAGGAAAAATAAACCTGCCCAAGGAGCTGCCTCCAGATGCTGTGAACATAACAATTCCTGCCTCCCTGGACATATCCTCTCTGTTGAGCTTCTGGCAGCTGCCACCTCCTGCTCCCCAAAATGCCTTTGGGAATAACACTATCCCCCTTGGGCCTGGGGAATCTCTGCCCCATAGATTAAACTgtctggggcagcagcagcaggaacccCCGATAGCCATGGGCACCGTGAGCTTGGGccagctccctctgcctcctaTCCCCCATGTTTTCACAGCTGGCACCAGCACTGCTATCCTGCCTCATTTCCATCATGCATTCAGATAA
- the PLAGL1 gene encoding zinc finger protein PLAGL1 isoform X1, translating into MATFPCQLCGKMFLTLEKFTVHNYSHSRERPFKCLQTDCGKAFVSRYKLMRHMATHSPQKSHQCAHCEKTFNRKDHLKNHLQTHDPNKMAFGCEECGKKYHTMLGYKRHLALHAASSGDLTCGVCALELGSTEVLLDHLKSHAEEKPHTVTKEKKHQCDHCERCFYTRKDVRRHLVVHTGCKDFLCQFCAQRFGRKDHLTRHTKKTHSQELMRESLQAGDFLGTFHTISPSFQLKAAALSPFPIGAPAQDGLAGSMPAEVHGLILGPPDQTAQPMPQLPESLVPMHPSVAPGSPPPVLQNHKYNAGSTSYPPLANMPLKADTKGFCNINMYEDLPLQEPQSPHKLSPGFDMMKAGAGKINLPKELPPDAVNITIPASLDISSLLSFWQLPPPAPQNAFGNNTIPLGPGESLPHRLNCLGQQQQEPPIAMGTVSLGQLPLPPIPHVFTAGTSTAILPHFHHAFR; encoded by the exons ATGGCCACATTCCCCTGCCAGTTATGTGGCAAGATGTTTCTCACCTTGGAGAAGTTCACTGTCCACAATTATTCTCACTCCAGGGAGCGGCCGTTCAAGTGCTTGCAGACTGACTGTGGCAAAGCCTTTGTTTCCAGATATAAATTGATGAG GCACATGGCTACCCATTCGCCACAGAAATCTCACCAGTGCGCTCACTGTGAGAAGACGTTCAACCGGAAGGACCACCTGAAAAACCACCTCCAGACCCACGACCCCAACAAAATGGCCTTTGGGTGTGAGGAGTGTGGGAAGAAGTACCACACCATGCTGGGCTACAAGAGGCACCTGGCCCTGCATGCGGCCAGCAGTGGCGACCTCACCTGTGGGGTCTGTGCTCTGGAGCTAGGGAGCACCGAGGTGCTGCTCGACCACCTCAAATCCCACGCTGAAGAAAAGCCCCACACTGTGACCAAGGAGAAGAAGCACCAATGTGACCACTGTGAGAGATGCTTCTACACCCGGAAGGATGTGCGTCGCCACCTGGTGGTCCACACAGGATGCAAGGACTTCCTGTGTCAGTTCTGTGCCCAGAGATTTGGGCGCAAAGACCACCTCACTCGCCATACCAAGAAGACCCACTCGCAGGAGCTGATGAGAGAGAGTCTGCAGGCCGGAGACTTCCTGGGCACCTTCCACACCATCTCGCCTTCCTTTCAGCTGAAGGCTGCTGCCCTGTCTCCTTTCCCCATAGGAGCTCCTGCCCAGGATGGGCTTGCAGGTAGCATGCCGGCTGAGGTCCATGGCCTTATCCTCGGCCCCCCAGATCAAACGGCCCAACCAATGCCACAGCTGCCAGAGTCCCTTGTGCCCATGCACCCATCGGTAGCCCCGGGCTCTCCTCCTCCAGTTCTCCAGAACCACAAGTACAATGCCGGTTCTACCTCATACCCGCCACTTGCAAACATGCCCCTCAAAGCAGACACTAAAGGGTTTTGCAATATCAACATGTATGAGGACTTGCCGCTGCAAGAGCCTCAGTCACCTCACAAGCTCAGTCCAGGTTTTGATATGATGAAGGCAGGTGCAGGAAAAATAAACCTGCCCAAGGAGCTGCCTCCAGATGCTGTGAACATAACAATTCCTGCCTCCCTGGACATATCCTCTCTGTTGAGCTTCTGGCAGCTGCCACCTCCTGCTCCCCAAAATGCCTTTGGGAATAACACTATCCCCCTTGGGCCTGGGGAATCTCTGCCCCATAGATTAAACTgtctggggcagcagcagcaggaacccCCGATAGCCATGGGCACCGTGAGCTTGGGccagctccctctgcctcctaTCCCCCATGTTTTCACAGCTGGCACCAGCACTGCTATCCTGCCTCATTTCCATCATGCATTCAGATAA